Proteins encoded within one genomic window of Chitinophaga parva:
- a CDS encoding HPF/RaiA family ribosome-associated protein, whose protein sequence is MEIVIQSLGFTASAALEAFVREKLQTLKNDRVISATVTLYKEAAEGDPAFNYCEIKLEMPGKDPFVKKHSAYFETSVSECVDVLFSDLQKLKEKSVDRRKGNRDQIQDAIIQAEEDADGDVELEDVVK, encoded by the coding sequence ATGGAAATAGTTATTCAATCATTGGGTTTCACCGCCAGCGCCGCGCTGGAAGCGTTTGTCCGCGAAAAATTACAGACCCTGAAAAATGACCGCGTGATCAGTGCGACGGTGACCCTGTACAAAGAAGCGGCAGAAGGTGACCCTGCGTTTAATTATTGCGAGATCAAACTGGAGATGCCGGGTAAGGATCCATTTGTAAAAAAACACAGCGCTTATTTTGAAACGTCGGTGAGTGAGTGTGTGGACGTATTGTTTTCTGACCTGCAGAAACTGAAGGAGAAAAGTGTAGACCGGAGAAAGGGCAACCGGGATCAGATCCAGGATGCGATCATACAGGCGGAGGAGGATGCGGATGGAGATGTGGAGCTGGAAGATGTGGTGAAGTAG
- a CDS encoding phosphoribosylpyrophosphate synthetase: MTTQPTFDTMSEAVAGLRQLGYSYDLNLEDTCLRYAEGQLVLYPADFQIDYVFRFEGETDPGDENVVYAIASPLYAIKGILVSAYGVYADAMCEQMLRKLQFHQ; this comes from the coding sequence ATGACAACACAACCTACTTTTGATACGATGTCTGAAGCAGTGGCCGGCCTGCGCCAGCTGGGCTATAGTTATGACCTGAACCTGGAAGACACTTGCCTCCGTTACGCGGAGGGGCAGCTGGTACTTTATCCAGCAGACTTCCAGATCGATTATGTGTTCCGGTTTGAAGGCGAAACAGATCCCGGCGATGAGAACGTAGTGTATGCCATTGCGTCGCCTCTGTATGCCATAAAGGGTATACTGGTAAGTGCCTATGGGGTATATGCAGATGCCATGTGTGAGCAGATGCTGCGAAAATTACAGTTTCATCAATAA